CCTGTCTGGCTCTCTGCTGATGTCAGAGGCGCCGCGGAAGATCTTGCTGTTCCCCGTGGCTGTCCTGACCGATGCCTGCAGCTCGTACCTCGTGCCCGTGTCACACAGATGATTTGGGGGGCAGCAGGTCTCTCTCGTGGCTCCCTGGGAATGAGGGCAGAGCAAGTCCCATCACTCCCCTTCGTGGTCTGTCCCCAGGGCGACCGAGTGGAGACATACCGGGAGCTGGAGAGCGTCTTGCAGGGAGACGACGGCTGCTTGACGAGCGGTGTCGTGAACCGCCTGATAGCGGAGGCGTCCAGGGACATgcgagcagcccaggtgagcttgTTCTCTTTCAAGGCCACCAAAGCAGCCtgcctccggccctggtttttgGGGAAATAGAGAGTGGCGCAGAGATGTTCCTCGGTTATTCAGACCCAGCGGAGGTCCTAAGGGAGAGGCTCTGGGGACTCGTCATTACAGGGAATTGGGAGAGGGGACGCAGAGAGCTCTGCCGAGAAGCGGACTCAGGGCTGTTTCTAACTGAGCGAGAGCTGGGTTCAAGCTCAAGGTTATTTCTCCTGCCTTGAGGAGGAGCCATGGGAACCCACCAGCCCCACGGAGAGGTCCCAGGGGGGTGTCGAGTCTGCGACAGTTTGTTCCTGGCATCTCCATGGAGAGGGACCAGCAGCACAGGGTTGTGCCGGGGAAAAGCCTCCCTCGTCTCGCTGGGGAGCTGCTCGCCTACCCCAGGGTACAAGAGGCGGCAGCTGCCCGGCCCCGAGCACAACTGTCCCGAGGGGTCTCGCAGAGGAGACGGGGTCATTCAGCCTGTCCGAGTGCCTCAGCCGTTTTTCTTGGGAGTGTTTAACCTGTGACGCTTTTGCAGGGTGTGACAGGTGATGTGAAGACGGCCGCTAGCGACGTCCTGGTGGCACTGGCCCGCTCCCACTTCCACTTCGTCATGTCCGAGCTCCAGAGCCACCTGAAGGCCATGGGGAAGGTCCCTGATGAGATTGTGCTCCTCACCGTGGGCAAAATGGCCCGCAGCTACGGTACGGTACTGGTTTGGGTAGGGGTCTGTGCTAAtggggagaggggatgctccccctcccTAAGTGCTCTGTGTTGAACGGGGGGGCTATGGAGTTGCTGTGCCTCCTTGCTCCGTGCCAGGGccggctggcagctctgccttaCCAGCCCGATCCCAGTTTCTGAAGGGTGGGAACCCGTTGGAGACAAAGCCGTGGGGTCTCTGCCCCCCACTGTCCTCCCCATTTCTCCAGAGGGCTTCCTGTGTCCCCCTTGGGGAGGGCAGCCCTCCCCACGCCCTCTGGCATGTCGTGCatggcccagcagccccagccctgccagggacggACCCCAGTCTCCCACGTCTCTCACTGACCCTCTCGgtccctctgtccctgcctgctctgcagctctgcggtGCATCCCCTTTGTGGGAATGACGCTGCTCGCCCTGCGCGCCGTGCTGAGCCGGGTGGGGAGTGGCCGGATCCTGCGCGCCGTCTGCAGCGGTGAGTGTCGGCTCCTTGGCCGGGGTCCCAGGGACCGGGGCTGTGGGGGCCGTCGATGCCTCCATGTGACCTCAGAGGGAACGTGGTGGGTGTCAGCCCGCAGTGAGGTCAGGCCTCGATGATCCCAAACTGCTGTGAGTGTGTAGAAGAGAGGGGGAAGCCCGGGAGGTTTCCGCGCGGCGAGGAATTCCCGGGTCCCTTCCCACGGCTTCTgttcccctgctttcctctgggCTTGAAATGCCTGCTCTGAAAGGGCGTGtgtgtgggaagggaaggggtggggaggggaggggctgcAGTGAGAAATGCTGGAGGGGAACAGGCCATTGAGGAGGAGAAggtgtgatggggaggaggagagaaacagcGAGGTGTTTGAATCCAGACGCCTCAAGAGCACACATTGCCCTCAGATCCAGATCTGGtcctgggctgagccctgccaaGCCGGGGACTGTCCTCAAAGCGGGCTTGGGCAGGGCGTCCCTGCTGCAGACTCTCAcatgctgccttttcctttctcctggtgcAGTTCTGGAGCAATGGTCCAAAGGAGTCAATACCTACTTTGGCAACCAGGAGCAATGCCCCTTCCCTCGCAAGGGGGTAGCACAGATCTGTGAAGCCATTTACCCGGTCTTCTGCTATGCGGTGGCAAATTGGCTGGACTGCAAGGAGGAAGAGGTGAGAAGTGCTGCTTTCCacacctggggctgcagcagagatctCCGTCTGTGCCCAGTGGGGTGCGAGCagaggggtgaggggaggggtCTCCGTGACAGGAAACAGCCGAGTCCTGGGGCctttctgcagggagggctggggtacCAGCTTGGGGAAATGCTCTCTCTCCTCTGGAGTgagcccttctcctgcagggcagaagggagagggaaacccCTCCCAGCGGGAAGGGCAGACTGGTGTCCAGGGGGTGCTGAGCGCTAGGCAGACCTTCGGCCCTCCAAGCAgcgcctctcccttccctcttcaggACAAGCAGGCTGTCCTCGGGGCAGTGGCTGCCATGATGGAGGTCCTTCTGCATGAGGAGCAGCACCGAGAGCATGCctgggagcaggtcttctggctcCTGCACCAATATCAGGAGATCCGAGACACCTCCCGGGTCACCAAGGTGAGGTCACCAAGGCGCAGGGCCTGGCATGGCTGCTGGGGTGGGTCTGTGCGAGtgccagggggagctggggagctgtggggtgccaggaggagctgggaagccCTTAGAGGagaacagggagagcagaggaggcctGAAGCTTCCCGGGCTCTTTGGGCAAGAAAAGAGAAACGCGGGGCGGGGCAGGAAGGAGGCAAGAGTCCCTGGGGCtcatcttctcaggaaggcaggcattgccacctccctggggctctgtgtgCGGGAAGAGCTTTGCCCTAATGCCCAGGGCCGTGTCCAGCCCCGTCCATGAGGGGCGAGGTCTGATGAGTGGGAAGTGCCGGGAAACTGAGTTGTCAACCGCGGGCTCTGTTCAGAGGAAGGAGACCCTCCTGATGTTGCTCTGAGGGGAGGGCAATCCAGGAGTCCCATGCAGGAGGGTTTAGGGTTTTCCCTGGGAGCTGGTGTTAGGGACTCCCCTTATCCCAGATGTGCTGGATTTTCCTTTCCCAAGTGCCTTTAGGTGCCTttagcctcttcttcctcccccgttCTCTTGTAGAGCCTAAGTTATGTCTTGGACGTGCTGGAGGGAGTTCAGACCCCAATCCCACAGGGCACGGCTCTTGCCATCAGCACCGCTGTGCATCGCCAGGTAAGGGGAGCCTGCGCCCTGCTGCCAGCCTAATTGCCATGGAGGGGAAAGACCTgccagctggcagggcagggcagggcagggcagggcgtccCTCCACCGGGACCTTCCTGCAGGCCAGGAGCACACCAGGATTTGTGATCCAGGTGCCACCTTAAGGCTGCAGGAAGCCTGATCCGGGCTGTTTGGAACGGGCCCGAGGGGCAGCCCTGTTCCCACAGCAATTTCCCTCTCGGCCAAGTCGCAGGAGGACTCTGGCGTGCTGGCACCCTAAGGGCAGCCTTTTGACACTGTCAGCCtcagctcctgggcagcctgggctgctgcaaaccTCTGTGTGTGCCCAGGGCCATCGTTGGGTGGGCTGGGTTTTGGCTGTGGGTCCCGTGCCCAGAGAGctcagggagaggggagcagagagcacCGTTTCTTTTCAGTCCCTCTCAACGCTGATGTAGCTTTCTCTAAAACGCACCTTGTTCCCACAGCTCTCCGATGCGACCAAGGAGCCTGGCCCGGCCCATAGGGCAGTGCTGTCCCGCTGCATCGTGCTGCAGGGTAAGGAGAGGAGACTGGGCGATGCCCCGCCGTGCCGTGGCagctctctccctgtccttggtggtcaggagcagctgcctgctaACGCAGAATGCGATTTCTTCCCCACAGCACGAATGTGCCCCGCGGAGACGGTCGTGTTTCTGCGCTCCCAGCTGAGCAGTGGGAGCGAGGCCGGTCGCGTGGcagccctgggcctgctgggAGCGCTGGCCCACTCTGACGGTCAGTGCCCGGACCAGGGACACGAGGCAGGGgttggggctgctgggctgagagCAGGAACGGGCTGAAAGTGGTGCACCTGCACCcaaaaggagctgcaaagagcaggtcCCCCAGCTGAGCTGACACCCCACAACAGGGATTGAGCTCTCCCCCGGCAGTTAGAAATGGCGGCACCCCAGGGACGATGATCCAAGCTCAGTAACACAGACAGGCTGGTGGGCGGGCGGGTGGGCTGGTTTGCACAGGAGCTGCTTGTACCCATGCTGTTTGTGTCATCCTCTGTGTTACCACATTACCATGGCTTTCAGTCCCTGTAAAATAGCTGCGCCTCTGTGGCTACGCCACTGCCTCCTGTGAAGTCAGAGTCAGGCCCCACTTTTCTGTCCCGTTGGTGTGCGAAAAACTTGGAAGCTTCAAGGGATCCCTTCTGCCATCAGGGCTTTGCCTCAACGCACACCTCTCCATATCTCTTCCAGCACCTGAGACGAGAGAGAAGCTGCCCCAGGTGGTGGAGGCCGTGCAGTCGGTGTGCAACCACCCGAGTGCCCAGGTGAGCTGGTTTGGGAAGGGACAGTGCTGCCAGGAGAGGCAGAGAAACCCTTtcccctggggcagagctggggtgcctgGGGAAGCGCCGGCGCGTTGCCCAGGCAGTGGGTGATGGCTCCTCCCCGGGGAGAGCTGGCAGAGTGGAGCAGGGAGGTCGCTGTGCTCTGTGGGGCAAGTGCCTGTCCAGCCTGGTGCTAAAGCCCAGCCCTGACGCCGGGAGCAAAAGCTTTTGCGGTGCCCTTGTCATCTCTCCACGAGCCACAAAGGCTGCCCCCAAGCAAAGGCAGCTTCCCTTTGGGCCTTGAACAGGAGGAACGTAACCGCACTCTCCCCTGGCAGGTGCGGAGGGCGGTTCTGGAGTTCatcagggagctgctcagctccggctcccagagctgctgggcatgGGATGTGGTGGGGCACATCTTCATCGAGTTCAGCCGGACCTCGGGCAGACTGGTAAGGGCAGAGCAGGACACCCAGGGCTTTGACCAGTGCCTGgactgtgctgagagctcctgcaggtgTCCTTGGCCATGGAGAGCTCCACGCTGCAGGGCCATCAGCGCTGGCACTGCCATTGGAGCGGCCTCCAAATGGCTCTTCCTTGTGGGTTCCTTGGCACCGCGCACAGCCCTGCTGAAGGGCAAGTTCCTCACCTCTGCTTTGGTGTCATGACAGCAGCATTTGGGCCCTGGGGTACTGTGCAGACAGGCAGCGGcgctctctgctcccaggcttcccagtccttcccagggtCCGGGACCTGGTCCTCAAGCTGGGTCCGACTGTCCTTGTCCTCCTTCAGGAGGTCAGTGCTGCCGGGAGGCTGGCACAGGAGCACTGGTGAGTCGTGCCTGAGCCTCGTCGGTCAGGAGCTGAGAGTAACGGGGGTTTTGCCAACTCTGTCTtacaggtggcaggaggcctttTTGCCTGGGAAACGCAGGAGGATGGAGCTCTTCGAGCCCTGTGCATGGACATCCTGGGCTCGCTGGATGTCTCTCTGAGAGGGATGACCAAAGTGAGTTGCCCTCTGCCCTGCTACTGTGGCTACTTCTTGCCTTCAGgacatttttcctcatgctcCCCCATGCCCTGAACCTCTCCATTACGTGTGCTGAAGCACCCGAGGCTCAGGGAAACGCAGACcatgctttttgtctttgagctGAGTGGAAATGCCAATGTGGCGAATTGCCCggttcttctctgcagctcctgtggccGAGGCTGCTGCAGTATGTGGTGCCAGCCCAGTACAGTGGCATGCTGATCccgctctcccgctgcctccgAGCCCTAGTTGAGAGACGGGAGAGAGCAGggtgcaaggaagaagaggaggagccggATGCCATGGACTCCCAGGAGCGAGGTAGGAGCCCCAGTgagtgctgctgggtttggccGGGCGTCGGGCCAGTCCATGTCTCCCTGCGCCCCACCAGACCTGAGCAGGagccaaaaggaaaaccaaagggcagagtcaggctctgctgctggataTGGGAGGCTCTGCCCTGCATTGCCCCTTGCCCGGTGCaggggcacagctctcctgctcgCAGCACTCTCCTGGTGAGCCAGGGCTCATtcctggccatgctggagctGCCTTCATCTcatgctgggcagccctggggagccccaccgggccagcgctgtggcaGCACAGCTGCCCTCAGCCCTCAGCCTTGTGCGGGGCATCGGAGGTGCAAAGGGCAGGGCATGGCGGGGGCTCGTTGGCTCacccagccttccttcctccccgcagcccagctgccggcgcCCCAGGTCCTGTTTGTTCGACTGCTGGTGAGTAGtggggccctggggaaagggcttttctggccaggggtggtgggagagcccagggcagagatgctgctgaggcCAGCGCCGGGAGCCCCTGAGGAGGAGGCGGCATGCCCGAGCCTGCCCGAGCCTATCGGGGATCCCACTCCTTTCTCGGGGCTGGCAGCTCCCCGGGTGAAGCCatcggctgcctgctgctggccgagTGGCAccgagctccctccctccctctgtccctcccgggagaagctgtggctctggcagcaggagcgacccttctctcctgcccttgcCTAGGTGGTGGCGGCGGCTCCTAACGCGAGCAGCGAACGCGCAGCcgctgccttgcagctgctgcaggcgctCCATGGCAGGATCCACAGAGCCTTGGGGGCGGCGTGGGCGACCGAGATCCCCCTCGTGCTGCAGTACCTGGAAGGTAAAGagcaagtggggagggaggggctggcggggagggagggggggcaggaaaaTGCAGCTTCCCAGCGTGAGAGAGGAAGAATTGTCCCCAGTTGCCCAGCActtgctctgctgcctttccccttccAGGGAGCCAGCACTGAGGCTGGGGCAGCCGTCCCCTGGCATCAATTCGGCCCAGGGGATGGACGGGGCCGTTGATGTCCCCTTGGATGGCAGGCCTTGGTGGCACCCCCATGTCCTGCCCGGACGGTGTTTGGGGGAGGGACAGGACTGGTGCTCCTGGAGCGGGTGCAGCCCCTGGCTTTGGAGGACCAAgtccccaggccaggccaggtttGCAGCAGCCGTCCTTGGCAATAGCCAGGGGGAAGGGCTGCAAACGGGCAGAATGCGGTGGGTCattaaggagaaaatgtgtgtTGCTGGTGCGTGCTGTGACTCAGTGGTCAGagttgtgctgggagctgcagtcaaGCGGTGGGGATCAGCTGCGGTCAGTGCGTCCTTCCCCAGCTTGAATCAGTGGCTCTGAGAAATGCCCCTGGGATCCCTCCCGTGTCTTTGGCCTCGCGAGGGCTTTGGCGTGGGTGCTTGTAGGCCTTTTCTAGGCTGATGGCCTGGGACTTTTGGGAGGTCTGACTGCAGAGGAGACCACTGGGCTCTTCTTTGGTGTGAGGTTAAACAGCAGCGAGAgcttttgcttcctcttgctttctagGAAGAACCGAGAGCTCCCTGgactctgcagagtgggagcacCGCGTGCTTAAGGTACAGCATCCTTGCGGGGGGGTTCA
This portion of the Calonectris borealis unplaced genomic scaffold, bCalBor7.hap1.2 HAP1_SCAFFOLD_271, whole genome shotgun sequence genome encodes:
- the LOC142077482 gene encoding maestro heat-like repeat-containing protein family member 2B, with product MRAEQVPSLPFVVCPQGDRVETYRELESVLQGDDGCLTSGVVNRLIAEASRDMRAAQGVTGDVKTAASDVLVALARSHFHFVMSELQSHLKAMGKVPDEIVLLTVGKMARSYALRCIPFVGMTLLALRAVLSRVGSGRILRAVCSVLEQWSKGVNTYFGNQEQCPFPRKGVAQICEAIYPVFCYAVANWLDCKEEEDKQAVLGAVAAMMEVLLHEEQHREHAWEQVFWLLHQYQEIRDTSRVTKSLSYVLDVLEGVQTPIPQGTALAISTAVHRQLSDATKEPGPAHRAVLSRCIVLQARMCPAETVVFLRSQLSSGSEAGRVAALGLLGALAHSDAPETREKLPQVVEAVQSVCNHPSAQVRRAVLEFIRELLSSGSQSCWAWDVVGHIFIEFSRTSGRLVAGGLFAWETQEDGALRALCMDILGSLDVSLRGMTKLLWPRLLQYVVPAQYSGMLIPLSRCLRALVERRERAGCKEEEEEPDAMDSQERAQLPAPQVLFVRLLVVAAAPNASSERAAAALQLLQALHGRIHRALGAAWATEIPLVLQYLEGRTESSLDSAEWEHRVLKFLRASLEPIEDKAWTVGLSRELSQQLGSSAPGSWEKLFLYKALGTVLAACRDLRHVQGQVLRFLQETNPVELSEAQGMISVVSHAAENHFHLVLDAATMFSDAFTRAWFRQTSTGRKVQRRRKMERAQAVCAALMRTYSGIALRAPKEQLLTRVDKEIVGNILQLFRTQERGWGVPRWTVSF